A region from the Gossypium hirsutum isolate 1008001.06 chromosome A08, Gossypium_hirsutum_v2.1, whole genome shotgun sequence genome encodes:
- the LOC121204565 gene encoding protein ABIL1, which translates to MEVELPRPDNPAMTFDEVSMERSKNFVKALQELKNLRPQLYSAAEYCEKSYLHNEQKQMVLDNLKDYAVRALVNAVDHLGTVAYKLTDLLEQQTLEVSTIELKASCLNQKLLTCQTYTDKEGIRQQQLLAFIPRHHKHYILPNSVSKKVHFSPQVQTDPRQTYLHAKARLQPSDTPASKTLSWHLSSETKSTLKGTSQTLARLVWLKILC; encoded by the exons ATGGAAGTGGAGTTACCCAGGCCTGATAATCCCGCCATGACCTTTGACGAGGTTTCCATGGAGCGTAGCAAGAACTTCGTTAAAGCTTTGCAG GAGCTCAAGAACTTAAGGCCTCAGCTTTATTCAGCTGCTGAGTACTGCGAAAAGTCGTATCTCCATAATGAGCAGAAGCAGAT GGTACTGGACAACCTGAAAGATTATGCTGTACGGGCTCTTGTAAATGCTGTTGATCACCTTGGCACCGTGGCTTACAAGTTGACTGATCTTCTTGAGCAGCAAACATTGGAAGTGTCTACCATAGAGCTAAAAGCATCTTGTTTAAATCAG AAACTTCTTACGTGCCAAACATACACGGATAAAGAAGGTATCAGGCAGCAGCAGTTGTTGGCATTTATCCCAAGACATCACAAGCACTACATTTTACCGA ATTCTGTCAGCAAGAAGGTACATTTTAGTCCCCAGGTACAGACAGATCCTAGGCAAACTTATCTCCATGCTAAAGCTCGTCTTCAGCCTTCAG ATACTCCTGCATCAAAAACTCTTTCTTGGCACTTATCCTCAGAAACCAAGTCTACTTTGAAAGGGACTTCACAAACTTTAGCAAGGTTAGTTTGGCTTAAAATTCTATGTTGA